From one Candidatus Methanoplasma termitum genomic stretch:
- a CDS encoding type II toxin-antitoxin system RelB/DinJ family antitoxin, whose translation MAQTNVCIRMDGNLKNEFDNICRELGLTTSAAFTVFARAVVRCGGIPFEMVIDQPNAKTIAAIEEARAAEKNKSPGKVYTDAGEMMKELLS comes from the coding sequence ATGGCGCAGACAAACGTGTGCATCCGCATGGACGGAAACCTGAAAAATGAGTTTGATAACATCTGTCGAGAATTGGGACTGACAACGTCTGCCGCATTTACGGTCTTTGCAAGAGCAGTTGTACGTTGCGGCGGAATCCCGTTTGAAATGGTAATAGATCAGCCCAATGCAAAAACGATTGCCGCTATCGAGGAAGCCAGGGCGGCTGAAAAGAACAAGTCGCCTGGGAAAGTGTATACAGACGCAGGCGAGATGATGAAGGAGCTGCTTTCCTGA
- the guaA gene encoding glutamine-hydrolyzing GMP synthase, with translation MLDANEFIKDAVEDLKKKIPGKAIIACSGGVDSMVSAALASKAIGGRLLAVYVDTGLMRKGETEEVKGMLKEMKINYKIIDASEEFFRHLKGITDPETKRKTIGERFIRVFEREAKEFGAEYLVQGTIAPDWIESGDDVRHTIKSHHNVGGLPKEMGMTVVEPLWDLYKDEVRAVARILKIRSSERQPFPGPGLSVRCLDEVTPENIAIVREACFIVEDEIGKAAEKGKMELPWQYFAVLIPTRSVGVQGDRRAYGRTIVVRSISSIDGMTAAYSKIPQDVLDAISSRITNTMKSHVNRVVYDITNKPPATIEWE, from the coding sequence ATGTTGGACGCAAATGAGTTCATCAAAGATGCAGTAGAGGATCTGAAGAAGAAGATCCCCGGCAAAGCGATCATCGCATGCTCAGGAGGGGTGGACAGCATGGTCTCCGCAGCCCTCGCCAGCAAAGCGATCGGCGGCAGGCTGCTCGCGGTCTATGTCGATACGGGACTGATGAGGAAAGGAGAGACCGAGGAAGTCAAAGGAATGCTGAAAGAGATGAAGATCAACTACAAGATCATCGACGCATCGGAGGAGTTCTTCAGACACCTAAAAGGCATCACCGACCCGGAGACGAAAAGGAAGACGATCGGCGAGCGCTTCATCCGTGTGTTCGAAAGGGAAGCGAAGGAATTCGGCGCCGAGTATCTGGTACAGGGGACAATCGCACCGGATTGGATAGAATCCGGCGATGACGTCAGACACACGATAAAATCCCACCACAACGTCGGAGGGCTCCCGAAAGAGATGGGAATGACCGTCGTAGAACCTCTTTGGGATCTGTACAAGGATGAAGTAAGGGCGGTCGCGAGGATCTTAAAAATAAGGTCATCGGAAAGGCAGCCGTTCCCCGGACCCGGACTTTCCGTAAGATGTTTGGACGAGGTCACGCCCGAGAACATCGCCATCGTAAGGGAAGCTTGTTTTATTGTCGAAGACGAGATCGGAAAAGCGGCCGAGAAAGGAAAGATGGAACTCCCATGGCAGTATTTCGCCGTTCTGATCCCTACGAGGTCGGTAGGCGTTCAGGGAGATAGGAGAGCATACGGCAGGACCATCGTAGTAAGATCGATATCCTCAATAGACGGCATGACCGCAGCGTACTCGAAGATACCGCAGGATGTGCTCGATGCGATCTCCTCCAGGATCACTAACACCATGAAGAGCCATGTGAACCGCGTTGTTTATGATATAACAAACAAGCCGCCGGCAACGATAGAGTGGGAATGA
- a CDS encoding type II toxin-antitoxin system YafQ family toxin: MKYNATTTSQFLRDLKKIKKRGTYDAERFDEVVRKLMSGETLGSKYEDHPLKGEYSDCRECHISPDWLLIYRIWGDESII, encoded by the coding sequence CTGAAATACAATGCCACCACAACATCGCAGTTCCTGAGAGATCTTAAAAAAATTAAGAAACGCGGCACTTATGATGCAGAGCGTTTTGATGAAGTGGTTAGAAAGCTGATGTCGGGGGAAACACTCGGATCAAAATACGAGGATCATCCACTGAAAGGCGAATACAGCGATTGCCGAGAGTGTCATATTTCTCCGGATTGGCTCTTAATCTATCGCATATGGGGTGACGAGTCAATTATATAA
- a CDS encoding UPF0147 family protein: MADHIKQVIDILDNLAEDTSVPRNIRKGATDAKARLMDTKNAMDVRATSAMIILDDLANDPNIPLHGRTLIWNVISQLEVISANSS; encoded by the coding sequence GTGGCGGACCACATTAAACAAGTAATAGACATATTAGACAACTTAGCCGAGGACACTTCGGTACCGAGAAACATCAGGAAAGGCGCAACGGACGCCAAAGCCAGACTAATGGATACAAAGAACGCTATGGATGTTCGCGCAACGAGTGCGATGATCATACTTGACGATCTCGCCAACGATCCCAACATCCCGCTTCACGGAAGGACCCTCATCTGGAATGTAATAAGCCAGCTTGAGGTCATCAGCGCGAACTCGAGCTGA
- the purE gene encoding 5-(carboxyamino)imidazole ribonucleotide mutase has protein sequence MQKVFILMGSKSDLPVAEKAITMLKKFNVDYEIAVASAHRTPERVKDFVTSSDAEVFIAIAGLSAALPGVVAAHTCKPVIGVPVSGGVNLDALLSVVQMPPGIPVAAVGLDRGDNAAILAIEIMGVKDPKLSDKMKDYRKEQAEKIEADSKQVVADVGRK, from the coding sequence ATGCAAAAGGTATTCATATTAATGGGCAGCAAGAGCGACCTGCCCGTGGCCGAAAAGGCAATCACCATGCTCAAGAAATTCAATGTAGATTACGAGATAGCTGTGGCATCGGCACACCGGACCCCTGAGAGAGTTAAAGATTTCGTTACATCATCGGATGCCGAAGTGTTCATTGCGATCGCCGGGTTATCTGCGGCTTTGCCCGGTGTCGTCGCGGCGCACACGTGCAAACCTGTGATCGGCGTACCGGTAAGCGGCGGTGTGAACCTTGATGCTCTGTTGTCCGTTGTTCAGATGCCTCCCGGGATCCCGGTGGCCGCGGTCGGCCTTGACAGAGGCGACAACGCAGCGATATTGGCAATAGAGATAATGGGCGTGAAGGACCCTAAACTTTCTGATAAGATGAAAGACTACAGGAAGGAACAGGCCGAGAAGATAGAGGCCGATTCAAAACAGGTGGTTGCCGATGTTGGACGCAAATGA
- a CDS encoding transcription elongation factor Spt5 → MMSDIVTGSTRLTGEAGAKVVRAGTSATWKFNLASDTSSAVMKFDVSTGPDMDNAPEWDVMINDAAGKELWSNFSTKSELEVDLPNNKPRDLKITVICPKGARYGDKVRVRILATTKSGSSSLEFNAVAKQSIMVLKTQMDQEKSVADSLMSKAQLGEKDIYAIFSPPGLRGYVFVEGMNTDRLREKTRDIKKARSFVEGETNIEEISHYLVPVSAVVGIVEGDLVELINGPFKGEIARVQQIDQSKEEITVELIEAMVPIPVTVKGDSVRVIEKEK, encoded by the coding sequence ATGATGTCTGATATTGTAACAGGAAGCACCCGCTTAACGGGAGAGGCCGGAGCCAAGGTCGTCCGTGCGGGAACATCGGCGACATGGAAGTTCAATCTTGCGTCGGACACATCGTCCGCAGTAATGAAATTCGATGTTTCTACCGGGCCAGACATGGATAACGCTCCTGAGTGGGATGTTATGATAAACGATGCGGCCGGTAAGGAGCTGTGGAGCAACTTCAGCACAAAGAGCGAGTTGGAAGTGGATCTTCCGAACAACAAGCCGAGGGATCTCAAGATCACCGTCATTTGCCCAAAGGGAGCAAGGTACGGCGACAAGGTACGCGTCAGGATCCTGGCGACCACAAAATCGGGAAGCTCATCGCTCGAATTCAACGCTGTGGCGAAACAATCCATAATGGTCCTCAAAACGCAGATGGACCAGGAAAAGAGCGTTGCTGACAGCCTCATGTCAAAGGCTCAGCTGGGCGAAAAGGACATATATGCAATATTCAGCCCTCCCGGACTCAGAGGATACGTGTTCGTCGAAGGTATGAACACCGACCGCCTCAGAGAGAAGACAAGAGATATCAAAAAAGCACGTTCTTTCGTCGAAGGCGAAACGAACATAGAAGAGATAAGCCACTATCTGGTCCCCGTATCTGCGGTAGTAGGTATTGTGGAAGGAGATCTGGTGGAACTTATAAACGGCCCGTTCAAGGGCGAAATAGCCAGAGTACAGCAGATCGATCAGAGTAAAGAGGAGATCACTGTGGAGCTCATTGAGGCTATGGTGCCCATCCCGGTCACCGTCAAAGGTGACAGTGTTAGAGTTATTGAGAAGGAGAAGTAA
- a CDS encoding glycosyltransferase 87 family protein, producing MKIGDIVDGSVRRHQLFLGIIFAVASVVFLVVVYQTGIESETVRYLPYANEILQGRIPAMEYPPFAIVFLTIPRLFSSSEFGYQIAFVAEVFVFFLIGLVMMSKLAKRYRQSQHIAMILYTVLVLLLFEFAVDRFDIFPMILTLLSFYCLVTKRYAWAFLILSVATMTKLYPVFLFPIYLIPFFFNRDWKNMLRGAGIFIAAAAIIFLPFYVFGADAAFNFFGSNVDRALQIESLPASVIYFIHMLGLTDVSISPFQPGVAGSSDNLVGALPDAVAPMMMPLTGVIIAAALAWYAYSLYRMRTDGRDNEDNRLIVLCWAALLTVMAFMLFNKVFSSQYLIWIIPFLTIFLMTSIDFKHKRYVLILSVAAIVLTQLNFAVNIGISGGGTGITDGGMMIILARNIVMLALFILIVWISKDNLKKRYLQERPADNREQTEDQDEVP from the coding sequence ATGAAAATAGGGGACATCGTGGACGGCAGCGTAAGAAGACATCAGCTGTTCCTGGGGATCATTTTTGCTGTAGCTTCAGTTGTATTCCTTGTCGTTGTATACCAAACCGGCATCGAAAGCGAGACCGTTCGATATCTCCCTTATGCGAATGAGATCCTGCAGGGAAGGATCCCGGCGATGGAGTATCCTCCCTTTGCGATAGTGTTCTTAACGATACCCCGATTGTTCTCGTCAAGTGAGTTCGGATATCAGATAGCGTTCGTTGCGGAAGTTTTCGTATTCTTCCTCATCGGGCTGGTGATGATGAGCAAACTTGCTAAGAGATATCGACAGAGCCAGCACATCGCAATGATACTGTATACCGTACTGGTGCTGTTGTTGTTCGAGTTCGCTGTCGACAGATTCGACATATTCCCAATGATACTAACCCTACTTTCCTTCTACTGTCTTGTGACGAAGAGGTACGCATGGGCTTTCCTGATCCTTTCCGTTGCGACAATGACCAAACTTTATCCGGTGTTCCTGTTCCCCATCTATTTGATACCTTTCTTTTTCAACAGAGATTGGAAGAACATGCTCAGGGGTGCCGGGATATTCATTGCAGCAGCCGCGATAATATTCCTCCCGTTCTATGTTTTCGGGGCGGACGCGGCGTTCAACTTCTTCGGCTCGAACGTTGACCGTGCACTTCAGATCGAATCGCTGCCCGCTTCCGTGATATACTTCATTCATATGCTGGGGCTGACGGATGTTTCGATAAGTCCGTTCCAACCGGGTGTAGCTGGCTCATCAGATAATCTGGTAGGGGCATTGCCGGATGCCGTTGCCCCGATGATGATGCCGCTGACGGGGGTCATTATTGCGGCGGCACTTGCCTGGTACGCATACAGTTTGTACAGGATGCGCACGGACGGGCGGGACAACGAGGACAACAGATTGATCGTCCTCTGTTGGGCCGCACTGCTCACCGTCATGGCGTTTATGCTATTCAACAAGGTCTTCTCCTCTCAGTATCTGATATGGATCATACCGTTCTTAACGATATTTTTGATGACATCCATCGATTTCAAGCACAAAAGATATGTCCTGATCCTTTCGGTAGCGGCCATTGTCCTTACGCAGCTGAATTTTGCCGTGAACATTGGCATAAGCGGCGGAGGAACAGGAATAACGGACGGAGGCATGATGATAATCCTTGCAAGGAACATCGTGATGCTGGCCTTGTTCATATTGATAGTTTGGATATCGAAAGACAATCTGAAAAAGAGATACCTGCAAGAGAGGCCCGCCGATAATAGGGAACAGACAGAGGACCAGGACGAAGTTCCATGA
- a CDS encoding 50S ribosomal protein L11 yields the protein MATKVEALIEGGKATAGPPLGPALGPTGVNTGQVIAKINEKTKSFTGMKVPITVIVNDDKTFDVKVGTPPMSALIKSELGLASGSSNAKSTKVGNLTIEQVKKIADMKKEDLLGATVKARVSEVAGNCVCVGVTVDGKDPKVFQKDIKAGVYDKVLAG from the coding sequence ATGGCAACCAAAGTTGAGGCATTAATTGAAGGAGGCAAGGCCACAGCCGGCCCGCCCCTCGGTCCTGCGCTCGGCCCCACCGGCGTGAACACCGGCCAGGTCATAGCCAAGATCAACGAGAAGACGAAATCATTCACCGGAATGAAAGTTCCGATAACGGTGATAGTAAACGACGACAAGACATTCGATGTCAAGGTCGGAACGCCGCCAATGTCGGCCCTGATTAAATCCGAGTTGGGCCTCGCGAGCGGATCGAGCAACGCCAAGTCGACAAAGGTCGGGAACCTGACCATCGAGCAGGTAAAGAAGATAGCCGACATGAAAAAAGAGGATCTCCTCGGAGCGACCGTCAAGGCGCGCGTCTCCGAAGTAGCGGGTAACTGCGTATGCGTTGGTGTCACCGTCGACGGAAAGGATCCCAAGGTCTTCCAAAAGGACATCAAAGCCGGCGTTTATGATAAAGTTCTCGCCGGTTAA
- a CDS encoding protein translocase SEC61 complex subunit gamma, producing the protein MGIEERADGIQNSFESKTKNLGRGKYGRILKMARTPTREEYKKTCYIAALGMIVVGAVGFAIMWIMTYLPDYF; encoded by the coding sequence ATGGGCATTGAAGAAAGGGCGGACGGGATCCAGAACAGCTTCGAGTCTAAGACAAAGAATCTCGGCAGAGGCAAATACGGCAGGATACTCAAGATGGCCCGCACCCCAACAAGGGAAGAGTACAAAAAAACATGCTACATCGCGGCACTCGGAATGATCGTAGTGGGCGCTGTAGGGTTTGCCATAATGTGGATAATGACCTATCTTCCAGATTATTTTTAA
- a CDS encoding transcription initiation factor IIB: MAKIREGTEEIEVCPECGSRHLVRDYERGELLCEDCGLVLDDQFIDQGPEWRAFDVEQGEKRARTGAPMTYTIHDKGLSTEISWKNKDSYGKSIPTRNRAQLYRLRKWQRRIRVSNATERNLAFALSELDRMASAMGLPRNVRETAAMIYRKAVNKNLIRGRSIEGVVAASLYAACRQCGVPRTLDEVAGSSRVGRKEIGRTYRFMTRELKLKLMPTKPQDYVQRFCSELKLSGEVQSKAAEILKDASEKELTSGRGPTGVAAAAIYISSIICNERRTQREVADVAGVTEVTIRNRYKELTEKLGIDIVL; this comes from the coding sequence ATGGCAAAGATAAGAGAAGGAACAGAAGAGATTGAGGTCTGTCCCGAATGTGGAAGCCGCCATCTGGTGCGCGACTACGAGAGAGGTGAACTCCTATGCGAAGATTGCGGATTGGTTCTGGATGACCAATTCATAGATCAGGGGCCGGAATGGAGGGCCTTTGACGTGGAACAAGGTGAGAAGAGAGCGCGCACCGGCGCCCCGATGACCTACACCATCCATGACAAAGGGCTGTCCACGGAGATCTCCTGGAAGAACAAGGACAGTTACGGGAAGAGCATTCCCACAAGGAACAGGGCCCAGCTGTACCGTCTCAGAAAGTGGCAGAGAAGGATCCGTGTCTCAAATGCGACAGAAAGGAACCTCGCTTTTGCGCTTTCGGAGCTGGACAGAATGGCGTCTGCGATGGGGCTCCCCAGGAACGTCAGGGAGACCGCTGCGATGATCTACAGAAAAGCGGTCAACAAGAACCTGATAAGAGGAAGGTCCATCGAGGGTGTCGTCGCCGCTTCGCTGTACGCTGCGTGCAGGCAGTGCGGTGTTCCCAGGACCCTTGATGAGGTTGCCGGGTCCAGCCGTGTCGGAAGAAAAGAGATAGGCCGCACCTACAGATTCATGACCCGCGAGCTTAAGCTGAAGCTCATGCCCACGAAACCTCAGGATTACGTTCAGAGATTCTGCTCTGAGCTCAAACTGAGCGGGGAGGTCCAGAGCAAGGCCGCGGAGATCCTGAAGGATGCATCGGAGAAAGAGCTCACATCGGGAAGAGGCCCCACCGGGGTCGCCGCCGCTGCGATATACATCTCATCGATAATTTGCAACGAGCGCAGGACCCAAAGAGAGGTCGCCGATGTTGCGGGAGTTACCGAGGTAACCATCCGTAACAGGTACAAAGAGCTCACCGAGAAACTCGGCATCGACATTGTGCTTTGA
- a CDS encoding GMP synthase subunit A, producing MKIYVIDNGGQWTHREWRVLRDLKVDTKIVPNTTPFEEIGDADAIVLSGGAPSVATDASLMGNNGEYLDKARFPILGICAGMQFLSEHFGGELGPGEIPEFGKVELKVLAHEDLFRDLPSEFNVWASHNDEVKVMPKGFEITAFSTSCKVEAVRSTTRPIYGVQFHPEVEHTENGPKIFRNFLDIVSEYWHK from the coding sequence ATGAAGATCTATGTCATCGATAACGGCGGACAGTGGACCCACCGTGAATGGAGGGTTCTGAGGGATCTCAAAGTTGATACAAAGATCGTTCCGAACACCACGCCGTTCGAAGAGATCGGCGATGCGGATGCGATCGTTCTTTCGGGAGGAGCTCCCAGCGTTGCTACAGACGCATCTCTTATGGGTAACAACGGCGAATATCTGGACAAAGCGAGATTCCCGATCCTGGGGATATGCGCCGGGATGCAGTTCCTATCCGAGCATTTCGGCGGGGAGCTCGGACCGGGCGAAATACCTGAGTTCGGAAAGGTAGAACTGAAAGTACTGGCTCATGAGGATTTGTTCAGAGATCTTCCGTCGGAATTCAATGTCTGGGCATCACATAATGATGAAGTGAAAGTAATGCCGAAAGGGTTCGAGATAACAGCGTTCTCTACAAGCTGCAAGGTCGAAGCGGTGCGCTCGACCACAAGACCGATATACGGCGTACAGTTCCACCCCGAAGTGGAGCACACAGAAAATGGACCCAAAATATTCCGCAACTTCTTAGATATCGTGTCGGAATATTGGCACAAATAA
- a CDS encoding phosphoribosylaminoimidazolesuccinocarboxamide synthase — protein sequence MKHVYEGKTKSVYELDDGNYMLKFKDDATGEDGKFDPGANTVALKIEGLGKSDLSLSKFFFEKVGKAGINTHYISADVENATMTVKPAKVVGKGLEVICRFRAVGSFRKRYGDYCTEGQPLDAFIEVTLKDDDRGDPPITKDALVILGLLTAKDYEDLKRLARKIAKIVRDEIAKKGMELYDIKFEFGKSKDGKVMLIDEISGGNMRVYKNGKQVEPMELAKLMLK from the coding sequence TTGAAACATGTGTATGAAGGAAAGACAAAATCTGTTTACGAGCTTGATGACGGAAATTATATGCTGAAATTCAAGGACGATGCCACCGGCGAGGACGGAAAGTTCGACCCTGGCGCGAACACCGTCGCACTAAAGATAGAGGGGCTTGGAAAATCAGACCTCAGTCTTTCAAAATTCTTTTTCGAGAAGGTAGGGAAGGCAGGCATCAACACGCACTACATAAGCGCGGATGTCGAGAATGCTACAATGACAGTCAAGCCGGCAAAGGTCGTTGGTAAGGGATTGGAAGTGATATGCAGGTTCAGAGCGGTCGGAAGCTTCAGGAAAAGGTACGGAGACTACTGCACGGAAGGCCAGCCCCTTGATGCTTTCATAGAGGTCACACTGAAGGACGATGACCGCGGAGACCCCCCCATAACAAAGGACGCATTGGTAATACTGGGTCTTTTGACGGCAAAGGATTATGAGGACCTTAAGAGACTGGCGCGGAAGATCGCCAAGATCGTCAGGGACGAGATCGCCAAGAAGGGCATGGAATTATACGACATAAAATTCGAATTCGGAAAATCGAAGGACGGAAAGGTCATGCTCATCGACGAGATCTCCGGCGGCAACATGCGTGTCTACAAGAACGGCAAGCAGGTCGAGCCGATGGAACTTGCCAAACTGATGTTGAAATAA
- a CDS encoding H/ACA ribonucleoprotein complex subunit GAR1 yields the protein MEFLGTVDETGENGNAIVICTKNIPDIGDPVFDSVKNRVGTVKRIFGPVDEPFATVAVENTAVLKTLRGKELYTIRRTQNGKDKRRNRRD from the coding sequence ATGGAGTTTTTAGGAACTGTGGATGAGACCGGAGAGAACGGAAATGCCATAGTGATATGTACTAAAAATATCCCTGACATTGGAGACCCTGTCTTTGACTCTGTCAAGAACAGGGTCGGCACCGTTAAACGTATTTTCGGCCCGGTCGACGAGCCGTTCGCAACAGTGGCGGTAGAGAACACCGCAGTGTTGAAGACCCTTAGGGGAAAGGAACTTTACACAATAAGGAGAACTCAAAATGGCAAAGATAAGAGAAGGAACAGAAGAGATTGA